In the genome of Chiroxiphia lanceolata isolate bChiLan1 chromosome 17, bChiLan1.pri, whole genome shotgun sequence, one region contains:
- the ZNF335 gene encoding zinc finger protein 335 isoform X7 has translation MEENAVESSSDAAPQEAQEEPTESGLGVGSSDAVSADSTDAAAGPGSLSRADDSGVGQSSDSSGVSLEEVSESSSSTDVVPRVYLPDSSSIAQSTLVSSVSTVSQSIMVSESPQVLVHSSVVTDGATVVSDSTASTSSDLGSAIDKIIESTIGPDIIQSCIAVTSAEDGGAETTQYLILQGPDDGAPMVSQVATSALTNSLVIEAVADGPTSTCLEQPGPSGPSKQLEVVELSIKPEQGQETDGGEELDQPDMETLEEMMEVVVVQQFKCKMCQYKSVSKKTLINHMKERHFQPVGSALALKKGRPRKGGAAPKTEEEEAPEEEDDDIMDAGAIDDPEEDSDYNPAEDEPRGRQPKYGRTVPTSSEERPRRRPGRPRKLPRLENMPQDVPEGGEVEPLVTSQGTLSRELQNSEAASSSGLENGTGESLAEPSISQSDSENKDPSSNAGAEEADVVPRRRGRPSRRFLGKKYRKYMGRRYYYKSPKPLMRPYLCRICGSRFLTHDDLRFHVNSHEANDPQLFKCLQCSYRSRRWSSLKEHMFNHVGSKPYKCEECNYTSVYKKDVIRHSTVHSRDRKKRADPPPKLNSFPCPVCNRVYPMQKRLTQHMKTHSTEKPHMCDKCGKSFKKRYTFKMHLLTHIQAIANRRFKCEFCDYVCEDKKILLNHQLSHMNDKPYKCSICKYSTFREDFLVSHMAVKHTGGKPFACEFCHFTTKHKKNLRLHVQCRHADSFEEWAQRHPEEPPCRRRPFFTLQQIEELKQQHSQVQAPAEPEASPPAVTGAEPPVLSQSSLEGATIIYEQDVAGSAELATQTALDLLLNMSAQRELATGSLQVAVVKPDDPGETPGPCEPQAQEEEAKVDSKEQQQQKLVMLHMAEPGQTLVQEAYREASLGGSELQQITIPFGGTAEYSIIAPISEEIQAPGTLYSSEEESPVETSHAVVVSGTVMTEEALKDHNNHYIMSSSVPGSQFQTVEPLSGDAAVPSPVDGQEAQPTGVKWPLVQCVTRQLQKDSSLSPASEGQEVSSTKIKWPVLQGMAKKLSCKVSTGKKLSCKISTAKKFSCKICTAMFTGRAEMESHKRAHIGHSTFKCPDCNFTATLWPEVRSHMVQHASLRPHKCPHCSFASKNKKDLRRHMLTHTNEKPFACHVCGQRFNRNGHLKFHTQRLHSSEGKRPGPAAAQQTIILNSDEDTLATLHTALQAGQAVLAPERLQQALGQEHILVTQEQSVTSQEEAAYIQEITTADGQTVQHLVTADNQVQYIIAQEGVPHLLPQEYVVVPEGHHIQVQDGQITHIQYEQGSQFLPESQIQYMPVSPEQQLVTQAQLEAAAHSAVSAVADAAMAQAQGVFSTEAAAEQIHQLQPGIHYDVITLAE, from the exons ATGGAGGAGAATGCGGTGGAGAGCAGCAGCGACGCGGCCCCACAGGAGGCGCAGGAGGAGCCCACCGAGAGCGGGCTGGGCGTCGGGAGTTCGGACGCCGTGTCGGCGGACAGCACCGAcgccgccgcggggccggggtCCCTCTCCCGCGCCGATGACTCCGGCGTGGGGCAGAGCTCTGACAGCAGCGGGGTCTCCTTG GAAGAGGTCTCGGAGAGTAGCTCCAGCACAGATGTCGTTCCCCGGGTTTACCTGCCAGACTCATCCTCCATCGCCCAATCCACCTTGGTCTCCAGTGTCTCCACTGTGAGCCAGTCCATCATGGTGTCAGAGTCCCCACAAGTCCTGGTCCACTCCAGTGTGGTCACTGATGGAGCCACAGTCGTGTCAGACTCCACTGCATCCACTTCCTCGGACCTGGGCTCTGCCATTGACAAAATCATTGAGTCCACGATCGGGCCGGACATCATCCAGA gctgcatTGCCGTGACCAGTGCGGAGGATGGAGGGGCAGAGACCACCCAGTACCTCATTCTGCAAGGCCCTGATGATG GTGCTCCCATGGTGTCCCAGGTGGCCACATCTGCTCTGACCAATAGTTTGGTGATAGAAGCTGTTGCTGATGGACCTACCTCCACGTGCCTTGAGCAGCCTGGCCCTTCAGGCCCATCCAAACAGTTGGAAGTGGTGGAGCTGTCCATAAAGCCAGAGCAGGGTCAAGAGACGGATGGTGGGGAGGAGCTGGACCAGCCAGACATGGAGACCCTGGAGGAGATgatggaggtggtggtggtgcagCAGTTCAAGTGCAAGATGTGTCAGTACAAGAGTGTCTCCAAGAAAACGCTGATTAACCACATGAAAGAACGTCACTTCCAGCCAG TGGGTTCAGCTCTGGCTTTGAAAAAAGGGCGACCACGAAAAGGGGGAGCTGCTCCAAAgacggaggaggaggaggccccAGAAGAAGAAGATGATGATATCATGGATGCTGGTGCTATTGATGACCCTGAAG AGGACAGTGACTACAACCCAGCTGAGGATGAGCCACGGGGGCGACAGCCCAAGTACGGCCGCACTGTCCCCACGTCCAGCGAGGAGAGGCCGCGCCGACGCCCGGGGAGACCCCGCAAGCTCCCTCGCCTGGAGAACATGCCTCAGGATGTGCCAGAag gaggggaggtgGAACCCCTGGTGACGTCCCAAGGCACACTGAGCCGTGAGCTGCAGAACTCGGAGGCAGCCAGTTCCTCTGGCCTGGAGAATGGGACGGGTGAGAGCCTGGCAGAGCCAAGCATCAGCCAGTCCGACTCCGAGAACAAGGACCCTTCCTCCAACGCGGGTGCTGAGGAGGCAGACGTCGTCCCTCGGCGGCGCGGGCGGCCCTCCCGCCGCTTCCTGGGCAAGAAATACCGCAAGTACATGGGGCGCAG GTACTACTACAAGTCCCCCAAGCCCCTGATGCGGCCGTACCTGTGCCGGATCTGCGGCTCGCGGTTCCTCACACACGACGATCTGCGCTTCCACGTCAACTCGCACGAGGCCAACGACCCGCAGCTCTTCAAGTGTCTGCAGTGCAGCTACCGCTCCCGGCGCTGGTCCTCCCTCAAG GAGCACATGTTCAACCACGTGGGCAGCAAGCCCTACAAGTGTGAGGAGTGCAATTACACCAGTGTGTACAAGAAGGATGTCATCCGGCACTCCACGGTGCACAGCCGGGACAG gaaGAAGAGAGCTGATCCG CCACCAAAGCTGAACTCCTTCCCGTGCCCCGTCTGCAACCGTGTCTACCCCATGCAGAAGAGGCTTACGCAGCACATGAAgacacacagcacagagaagcCTCACATGTGTGACAAG TGTGGGAAGTCCTTTAAGAAGCGCTACACCTTCAAGATGCACCTGCTGACACACATCCAGGCCATCGCCAACCGCAG GTTCAAGTGTGAGTTCTGTGACTACGTCTGCGAGGACAAGAAGATCCTTCTGAACCACCAGCTGTCACACATGAATGACAAGCCCTACAAGTGCAGCATCTGCAAGTATTCCACCTTCCGGGAGGACTTCCTGGTCTCGCACATGGCAGTCAAGCACACAG GAGGAAAGCCGTTTGCTTGCGAGTTCTGTCACTTCACCACCAAGCACAAGAAGAACCTACGCCTGCACGTGCAGTGCCGCCACGCAGACTCCTTCGAGGAGTGGGCACAGCGGCACCCCGAGGAGCCGccctgccgccgccgccccttCTTCACCCTGCAGCAGATCGAggagctgaagcagcagcacagccaggtgcAGGCACCAGCTGAGCCGGAGGCCAGCCCACCG GCCGTCACAGGAGCAGAACCCCCTGTCCTCTCACAGAGTTCCCTGGAAGGGGCCACCATCATCTACGAACAAG ATGTGGCTGGATCAGCAGAGCTGGCCACACAGACAGCCCTGGATCTGCTGCTGAACATGAGCGCCCAGCGAGAGCTGGCCACAGGCTCACTGCAG GTGGCAGTGGTGAAGCCAGATGACCCAGGAGAGACACCAGGCCCCTGTGAGCCacaggcacaggaggaggaggcaaaGGTGGACtcaaaggagcagcagcagcagaaattgGTGATGCTGCACATGGCAGAGCCTGGGCAGACACTGGTGCAGGAGGCTTACAGGGAGGCAAGCCTGGGTGGCTCGGAGCTGCAGCAGATCACCATCCCCTTTGGCGGGACAGCAGAGTACAGCATCATTGCACCCATCAGTGAGGAGATCCAGGCCCCTGGCACGCTGTACAG CAGTGAGGAGGAGAGCCCTGTGGAGACCTCCCATGCAGTTGTGGTGAGCGGGACTGTGATGACGGAGGAGGCTCTGAAGGACCATAACAATCATTACATCATGTCATCCAGTGTCCCAGGGAGCCAGTTCCAGACTGTGGAG cccctcagtGGGGATGCTGCAGTTCCCTCACCTGTGGACGGCCAGGAGGCTCAGCCCACCGGCGTCAAGTGGCCCCTGGTGCAGTGTGTCACCAGGCAGCTCCAGAAGGACTCATCTTTATCCCCAGCCTCCGAGGGGCAGGAAGTCTCATCCACAAAGATCAAGTGGCCTGTACTCCAAGGCATGGCCAAGAAGCTCTCGTGCAAAGTTTCCACAGGCAAGAAGCTCTCGTGCAAGATTTCCACAGCCAAAAAGTTTTCATGCAAGATTTGCACAGCCATGTTCACAGGGAGAGCGGAGATGGAGAGTCACAAGAGAGCCCACATTGGGCACAGCACCTTCAAGTGTCCCGACTGTAACTTCACTGCCACGCTCTGGCCGGAGGTCCGG AGCCACATGGTCCAGCACGCCAGTCTCCGGCCACACAAGTGCCCCCACTGCAGCTTTGCCTCCAAGAACAAGAAGGACCTGCGCAGGCACATGCTGACCCACACCAACGAGAAGCCCTTCGCGTGCCACGTCTGTGGGCAGAG GTTCAACCGTAATGGGCACCTCAAGTTCCACACACAGCGTTTGCACAGCTCTGAGGGGAAGAGGCCAGggcctgctgctgcccagcagacCATCATCCTGAACAGTGATGAGGACACCCTGGCCACCCTGCACA cagctctgcaggccGGCCAGGCCGTGCTGGCTCCTGAGAGGCTGCAGCAagccctgggacaggaacacatCCTTGTCACACAGGAGCAGAGCGTCACCAGCCAG GAGGAGGCAGCCTACATCCAGGAGATCACGACTGCAGACGGGCAGACAGTACAGCACTTAGTGACCGCTGACAACCAG GTTCAATACATTATTGCCCAGGAAGGCGTCCCACACTTGCTTCCTCAGGAGTATGTTGTTGTCCCAGAGGGACATCACATCCAG GTACAGGATGGTCAGATCACCCACATCCAGTATGAGCAGGGCAGCCAGTTCCTCCCGGAGTCACAG ATCCAGTACATGCCCGTGtcacctgagcagcagctcgtcacccaggcacagctggaagCAGCGGCACACTCAGCTGTCTCAG CAGTGGCAGATGCAGCGATGGCCCAGGCCCAGGGCGTCTTCAGCACTGAGGCGGCGGCCGAGCAGATCCATCAACTGCAGCCGGGCATCCACTACGACGTGATCACGCTGGCAGAGTAg
- the ZNF335 gene encoding zinc finger protein 335 isoform X2, producing the protein MEENAVESSSDAAPQEAQEEPTESGLGVGSSDAVSADSTDAAAGPGSLSRADDSGVGQSSDSSGVSLEEVSESSSSTDVVPRVYLPDSSSIAQSTLVSSVSTVSQSIMVSESPQVLVHSSVVTDGATVVSDSTASTSSDLGSAIDKIIESTIGPDIIQSCIAVTSAEDGGAETTQYLILQGPDDGAPMVSQVATSALTNSLVIEAVADGPTSTCLEQPGPSGPSKQLEVVELSIKPEQGQETDGGEELDQPDMETLEEMMEVVVVQQFKCKMCQYKSVSKKTLINHMKERHFQPVGSALALKKGRPRKGGAAPKTEEEEAPEEEDDDIMDAGAIDDPEEDSDYNPAEDEPRGRQPKYGRTVPTSSEERPRRRPGRPRKLPRLENMPQDVPEGGEVEPLVTSQGTLSRELQNSEAASSSGLENGTGESLAEPSISQSDSENKDPSSNAGAEEADVVPRRRGRPSRRFLGKKYRKYMGRRYYYKSPKPLMRPYLCRICGSRFLTHDDLRFHVNSHEANDPQLFKCLQCSYRSRRWSSLKEHMFNHVGSKPYKCEECNYTSVYKKDVIRHSTVHSRDRKKRADPPPKLNSFPCPVCNRVYPMQKRLTQHMKTHSTEKPHMCDKCGKSFKKRYTFKMHLLTHIQAIANRRFKCEFCDYVCEDKKILLNHQLSHMNDKPYKCSICKYSTFREDFLVSHMAVKHTGGKPFACEFCHFTTKHKKNLRLHVQCRHADSFEEWAQRHPEEPPCRRRPFFTLQQIEELKQQHSQVQAPAEPEASPPAPLGPLTCHTVQAVTGAEPPVLSQSSLEGATIIYEQDVAGSAELATQTALDLLLNMSAQRELATGSLQVAVVKPDDPGETPGPCEPQAQEEEAKVDSKEQQQQKLVMLHMAEPGQTLVQEAYREASLGGSELQQITIPFGGTAEYSIIAPISEEIQAPGTLYSEEESPVETSHAVVVSGTVMTEEALKDHNNHYIMSSSVPGSQFQTVEPLSGDAAVPSPVDGQEAQPTGVKWPLVQCVTRQLQKDSSLSPASEGQEVSSTKIKWPVLQGMAKKLSCKVSTGKKLSCKISTAKKFSCKICTAMFTGRAEMESHKRAHIGHSTFKCPDCNFTATLWPEVRSHMVQHASLRPHKCPHCSFASKNKKDLRRHMLTHTNEKPFACHVCGQRFNRNGHLKFHTQRLHSSEGKRPGPAAAQQTIILNSDEDTLATLHTALQAGQAVLAPERLQQALGQEHILVTQEQSVTSQEEAAYIQEITTADGQTVQHLVTADNQVQYIIAQEGVPHLLPQEYVVVPEGHHIQVQDGQITHIQYEQGSQFLPESQIQYMPVSPEQQLVTQAQLEAAAHSAVSAVADAAMAQAQGVFSTEAAAEQIHQLQPGIHYDVITLAE; encoded by the exons ATGGAGGAGAATGCGGTGGAGAGCAGCAGCGACGCGGCCCCACAGGAGGCGCAGGAGGAGCCCACCGAGAGCGGGCTGGGCGTCGGGAGTTCGGACGCCGTGTCGGCGGACAGCACCGAcgccgccgcggggccggggtCCCTCTCCCGCGCCGATGACTCCGGCGTGGGGCAGAGCTCTGACAGCAGCGGGGTCTCCTTG GAAGAGGTCTCGGAGAGTAGCTCCAGCACAGATGTCGTTCCCCGGGTTTACCTGCCAGACTCATCCTCCATCGCCCAATCCACCTTGGTCTCCAGTGTCTCCACTGTGAGCCAGTCCATCATGGTGTCAGAGTCCCCACAAGTCCTGGTCCACTCCAGTGTGGTCACTGATGGAGCCACAGTCGTGTCAGACTCCACTGCATCCACTTCCTCGGACCTGGGCTCTGCCATTGACAAAATCATTGAGTCCACGATCGGGCCGGACATCATCCAGA gctgcatTGCCGTGACCAGTGCGGAGGATGGAGGGGCAGAGACCACCCAGTACCTCATTCTGCAAGGCCCTGATGATG GTGCTCCCATGGTGTCCCAGGTGGCCACATCTGCTCTGACCAATAGTTTGGTGATAGAAGCTGTTGCTGATGGACCTACCTCCACGTGCCTTGAGCAGCCTGGCCCTTCAGGCCCATCCAAACAGTTGGAAGTGGTGGAGCTGTCCATAAAGCCAGAGCAGGGTCAAGAGACGGATGGTGGGGAGGAGCTGGACCAGCCAGACATGGAGACCCTGGAGGAGATgatggaggtggtggtggtgcagCAGTTCAAGTGCAAGATGTGTCAGTACAAGAGTGTCTCCAAGAAAACGCTGATTAACCACATGAAAGAACGTCACTTCCAGCCAG TGGGTTCAGCTCTGGCTTTGAAAAAAGGGCGACCACGAAAAGGGGGAGCTGCTCCAAAgacggaggaggaggaggccccAGAAGAAGAAGATGATGATATCATGGATGCTGGTGCTATTGATGACCCTGAAG AGGACAGTGACTACAACCCAGCTGAGGATGAGCCACGGGGGCGACAGCCCAAGTACGGCCGCACTGTCCCCACGTCCAGCGAGGAGAGGCCGCGCCGACGCCCGGGGAGACCCCGCAAGCTCCCTCGCCTGGAGAACATGCCTCAGGATGTGCCAGAag gaggggaggtgGAACCCCTGGTGACGTCCCAAGGCACACTGAGCCGTGAGCTGCAGAACTCGGAGGCAGCCAGTTCCTCTGGCCTGGAGAATGGGACGGGTGAGAGCCTGGCAGAGCCAAGCATCAGCCAGTCCGACTCCGAGAACAAGGACCCTTCCTCCAACGCGGGTGCTGAGGAGGCAGACGTCGTCCCTCGGCGGCGCGGGCGGCCCTCCCGCCGCTTCCTGGGCAAGAAATACCGCAAGTACATGGGGCGCAG GTACTACTACAAGTCCCCCAAGCCCCTGATGCGGCCGTACCTGTGCCGGATCTGCGGCTCGCGGTTCCTCACACACGACGATCTGCGCTTCCACGTCAACTCGCACGAGGCCAACGACCCGCAGCTCTTCAAGTGTCTGCAGTGCAGCTACCGCTCCCGGCGCTGGTCCTCCCTCAAG GAGCACATGTTCAACCACGTGGGCAGCAAGCCCTACAAGTGTGAGGAGTGCAATTACACCAGTGTGTACAAGAAGGATGTCATCCGGCACTCCACGGTGCACAGCCGGGACAG gaaGAAGAGAGCTGATCCG CCACCAAAGCTGAACTCCTTCCCGTGCCCCGTCTGCAACCGTGTCTACCCCATGCAGAAGAGGCTTACGCAGCACATGAAgacacacagcacagagaagcCTCACATGTGTGACAAG TGTGGGAAGTCCTTTAAGAAGCGCTACACCTTCAAGATGCACCTGCTGACACACATCCAGGCCATCGCCAACCGCAG GTTCAAGTGTGAGTTCTGTGACTACGTCTGCGAGGACAAGAAGATCCTTCTGAACCACCAGCTGTCACACATGAATGACAAGCCCTACAAGTGCAGCATCTGCAAGTATTCCACCTTCCGGGAGGACTTCCTGGTCTCGCACATGGCAGTCAAGCACACAG GAGGAAAGCCGTTTGCTTGCGAGTTCTGTCACTTCACCACCAAGCACAAGAAGAACCTACGCCTGCACGTGCAGTGCCGCCACGCAGACTCCTTCGAGGAGTGGGCACAGCGGCACCCCGAGGAGCCGccctgccgccgccgccccttCTTCACCCTGCAGCAGATCGAggagctgaagcagcagcacagccaggtgcAGGCACCAGCTGAGCCGGAGGCCAGCCCACCG GCGCCTCTTGGCCCCCTCACCTGCCACACGGTCCAGGCCGTCACAGGAGCAGAACCCCCTGTCCTCTCACAGAGTTCCCTGGAAGGGGCCACCATCATCTACGAACAAG ATGTGGCTGGATCAGCAGAGCTGGCCACACAGACAGCCCTGGATCTGCTGCTGAACATGAGCGCCCAGCGAGAGCTGGCCACAGGCTCACTGCAG GTGGCAGTGGTGAAGCCAGATGACCCAGGAGAGACACCAGGCCCCTGTGAGCCacaggcacaggaggaggaggcaaaGGTGGACtcaaaggagcagcagcagcagaaattgGTGATGCTGCACATGGCAGAGCCTGGGCAGACACTGGTGCAGGAGGCTTACAGGGAGGCAAGCCTGGGTGGCTCGGAGCTGCAGCAGATCACCATCCCCTTTGGCGGGACAGCAGAGTACAGCATCATTGCACCCATCAGTGAGGAGATCCAGGCCCCTGGCACGCTGTACAG TGAGGAGGAGAGCCCTGTGGAGACCTCCCATGCAGTTGTGGTGAGCGGGACTGTGATGACGGAGGAGGCTCTGAAGGACCATAACAATCATTACATCATGTCATCCAGTGTCCCAGGGAGCCAGTTCCAGACTGTGGAG cccctcagtGGGGATGCTGCAGTTCCCTCACCTGTGGACGGCCAGGAGGCTCAGCCCACCGGCGTCAAGTGGCCCCTGGTGCAGTGTGTCACCAGGCAGCTCCAGAAGGACTCATCTTTATCCCCAGCCTCCGAGGGGCAGGAAGTCTCATCCACAAAGATCAAGTGGCCTGTACTCCAAGGCATGGCCAAGAAGCTCTCGTGCAAAGTTTCCACAGGCAAGAAGCTCTCGTGCAAGATTTCCACAGCCAAAAAGTTTTCATGCAAGATTTGCACAGCCATGTTCACAGGGAGAGCGGAGATGGAGAGTCACAAGAGAGCCCACATTGGGCACAGCACCTTCAAGTGTCCCGACTGTAACTTCACTGCCACGCTCTGGCCGGAGGTCCGG AGCCACATGGTCCAGCACGCCAGTCTCCGGCCACACAAGTGCCCCCACTGCAGCTTTGCCTCCAAGAACAAGAAGGACCTGCGCAGGCACATGCTGACCCACACCAACGAGAAGCCCTTCGCGTGCCACGTCTGTGGGCAGAG GTTCAACCGTAATGGGCACCTCAAGTTCCACACACAGCGTTTGCACAGCTCTGAGGGGAAGAGGCCAGggcctgctgctgcccagcagacCATCATCCTGAACAGTGATGAGGACACCCTGGCCACCCTGCACA cagctctgcaggccGGCCAGGCCGTGCTGGCTCCTGAGAGGCTGCAGCAagccctgggacaggaacacatCCTTGTCACACAGGAGCAGAGCGTCACCAGCCAG GAGGAGGCAGCCTACATCCAGGAGATCACGACTGCAGACGGGCAGACAGTACAGCACTTAGTGACCGCTGACAACCAG GTTCAATACATTATTGCCCAGGAAGGCGTCCCACACTTGCTTCCTCAGGAGTATGTTGTTGTCCCAGAGGGACATCACATCCAG GTACAGGATGGTCAGATCACCCACATCCAGTATGAGCAGGGCAGCCAGTTCCTCCCGGAGTCACAG ATCCAGTACATGCCCGTGtcacctgagcagcagctcgtcacccaggcacagctggaagCAGCGGCACACTCAGCTGTCTCAG CAGTGGCAGATGCAGCGATGGCCCAGGCCCAGGGCGTCTTCAGCACTGAGGCGGCGGCCGAGCAGATCCATCAACTGCAGCCGGGCATCCACTACGACGTGATCACGCTGGCAGAGTAg